A portion of the Cryptomeria japonica chromosome 5, Sugi_1.0, whole genome shotgun sequence genome contains these proteins:
- the LOC131055931 gene encoding gibberellin-regulated protein 3 has protein sequence MPMDCFHPRYPIFVFLTLLIIVQAWKVSTHAVEDDVKYVEPQIDVGENSYRGVKAQIDCDKECKRRCSKASLHDRCLKYCGICCEK, from the exons ATGCCAATGGACTGCTTTCACCCTCGTTATCCCATCTTTGTATTCCTCACCCTGCTGATCATAGTGCAG GCTTGGAAAGTATCCACACATGCAGTCGAGGATGATGTGAAGTATGTAGAG CCTCAGATTGATGTGGGTGAAAACAGTTATAGAGGAGTGAAGGCTCAGATCG ACTGTGATAAGGAGTGCAAGAGGAGATGCTCCAAGGCTTCATTGCATGATAGGTGTCTCAAGTACTGTGGAATATGCTGTGAGAAATGA